A genomic segment from Capra hircus breed San Clemente chromosome 7, ASM170441v1, whole genome shotgun sequence encodes:
- the PCDHB16 gene encoding protocadherin beta-16 yields the protein METGPMHNRRQRQVLVFFVCLSMSWGSADLGPYSVVEETEKGSFVANLAKDLELGLAEMATRAVRIIYQGNKEHLQLKVQTGDLLLNEKLDREELCGTTEPCILHFQVLMEKPLEIFQAELRVKDINDHSPVFNEREIILKIPENSPTGTAFPLSNALDLDVGSNNIQNYTISPNFHFRVITHNRSDGRKYPELVLDKELDREEEPEISLTLTALDGGSPPRYGTAQVRIEVVDINDNAPQFQQLLYEVHIPENSPVGSLVVTVSAIDVDSGLYGKISYTFFQPSEDISKTLEVNPETGEIRLRKQIDFETVLSYEVDVKATDGGGLSGKCTLLLQVVDVNDNPPEVTVSALTSSIPENSPEIAVAVFSVSDPDSGDNGKTTSSIQDDLPFLLKPSVKNFYTLVTDRTLDREERAEYNITITVTDMGTPRLKTEHNITVLVADVNDNAPAFTQTSYTLWVRENNSPALHIGSVSATDTDAGANAQVTYSLLPPPDPLLPLASLVSINPDNGHLFALTSLDYEALRAFEFRVGATDRGSPALSSQALVRVLVADANDNAPFVLYPLQNASAPCTELVPRAAEPGYLVTKVVAVDGDAGQNAWLSYQLLKATEPGLFGVWAHNGEVRTARLLSERDAPKQRLVVLVKDNGEPPLSASVTLHVLLVDGFSQPYLPPPEAEAAAAAPADPLTVYLVVALASVSSLFLFSVLVFVAVRLCRRGGAGSAGRRPVPEGHFPGHLVDVSGTGTLSQSYQYEVCLMGGTGTNEFKFLKPILPNFSSKGIVREVEENPSFQGIVGI from the coding sequence ATGGAGACTGGACCGATGCACAATCGCAGACAAAGGCAAGTCCTAGTTTTCTTTGTTTGCCTGAGCATGTCTTGGGGGAGTGCTGATTTGGGGCCCTATTCAGTAgtagaagaaacagagaaaggctCCTTTGTGGCAAATTTAGCAAAAGACCTGGAGTTGGGGTTGGCAGAGATGGCTACTCGAGCGGTCCGGATCATTTACCAGGGGAACAAAGAGCATTTGCAGCTCAAGGTTCAGACGGGGGATTTGCTCCTAAATGAGAAGCTAGATCGAGAGGAGCTATGTGGTACAACTGAGCCTTGCATACTACATTTCCAAGTATTAATGGAAAAACCTTTAGAGATATTCCAGGCAGAACTGAGGGTGAAGGACATCAATGACCATTCCCCTGTGTTCaatgaaagagaaattattctaaaaatacCGGAAAACAGTCCTACAGGAACTGCATTCCCTCTGAGTAATGCTCTGGACTTGGATGTAGGCAGCAACAATATTCAGAACTATACAATCAGCCCCAACTTCCATTTCCGGGTTATAACCCACAATCGCAGCGATGGCAGAAAATACCCTGAGCTGGTGTTGGACAAAGAGCTGGATCGGGAGGAGGAGCCCGAAATCTCATTAACGCTGACAGCGCTGGATGGCGGCTCTCCACCAAGGTATGGGACAGCCCAGGTTCGCATTGAAGTGGTGGACATCAACGATAACGCCCCTCAGTTTCAGCAGTTGCTCTACGAGGTGCATATTCCTGAAAACAGCCCCGTAGGCTCCCTGGTTGTCACTGTTTCTGCCATTGATGTAGACAGTGGACTCTATGGGAAAATATCATACACATTCTTTCAGCCTTCTGAAGATATTAGTAAAACTTTGGAGGTAAATCCAGAGACAGGCGAAATTCGACTGAGAAAACAAATAGATTTTGAAACAGTTCTCTCTTATGAAGTGGACGTCAAGGCCACTGATGGGGGCGGCCTGTCAGGAAAATGCACTCTTCTCCTGCAAGTAGTGGATGTGAATGACAATCCTCCGGAAGTGACAGTATCTGCACTTACCAGCTCCATCCCAGAGAACTCCCCTGAAATTGCAGTTGCTGTTTTCAGTGTTTCAGATCCTGACTCTGGGGACAATGGGAAAACAACTTCCTCCATCCAagatgatcttccttttcttctaaaaCCTTCAGTAAAGAACTTCTACACCTTAGTAACGGACAGAACACTGGACAGAGAGGAAAGAGCCGAGTACAACATCACCATCACGGTCACAGACATGGGAACCCCCAGACTGAAAACCGAGCACAACATAACCGTGCTGGTGGCCGACGTCAACGACAACGCCCCCGCCTTCACCCAGACCTCCTACACCCTGTGGGTCCGAGAGAACAACAGCCCCGCCCTACACATCGGCAGCGTCAGCGCCACAGACACAGACGCCGGCGCCAACGCCCAGGTCACCTACTCGCTGCTGCCGCCCCCGGACCCGCTCCTGCCCCTCGCCTCCCTCGTGTCCATCAATCCCGACAACGGCCACCTCTTCGCCCTCACGTCCTTGGACTACGAGGCCCTGCGAGCCTTCGAGTTCCGCGTGGGCGCCACCGACCGCGGCTCGCCGGCGCTCAGCAGCCAGGCGCTGGTGCGCGTGCTCGTGGCGGACGCCAACGACAACGCGCCCTTCGTGCTCTACCCGCTGCAGAACGCCTCGGCGCCCTGCACCGAGCTGGTGCCCAGGGCGGCCGAGCCGGGCTACCTGGTGACCAAGGTGGTGGCGGTGGACGGCGACGCGGGCCAGAACGCCTGGCTGTCGTACCAGCTGCTCAAGGCCACGGAGCCCGGGCTGTTCGGCGTGTGGGCGCACAACGGCGAGGTGCGCACGGCGCGGCTGCTGAGCGAGCGCGACGCGCCCAAGCAGCGGCTGGTGGTGCTGGTCAAGGACAACGGCGAGCCGCCGCTGTCGGCCAGCGTCACGCTGCACGTGCTGCTGGTGGACGGCTTCTCGCAGCCCTACCTGCCGCCCCCGGAAGCGGAAGCGGCGGCCGCGGCGCCGGCCGACCCGCTCACCGTCTACCTGGTGGTGGCCTTGGCGTCGGTGTCGTCGCTCTTCCTCTTCTCGGTGCTGGTGTTCGTGGCGGTGCGGCTGTgcaggaggggcggggcgggctcgGCGGGTCGCCGCCCGGTGCCCGAGGGCCACTTCCCGGGCCACCTGGTGGACGTCAGCGGCACGGGGACCCTGTCGCAGAGCTACCAGTACGAGGTGtgtctgatgggagggactggaacGAATGAGTTCAAATTCTTAAAGCCGATTCTCCCCAATTTCTCATCCAAGGGCATAGTCAGGGAAGTCGAAGAAAATCCCTCCTTTCAGGGTATCGTTGGAATTTAA
- the LOC102190128 gene encoding LOW QUALITY PROTEIN: protocadherin beta-13-like (The sequence of the model RefSeq protein was modified relative to this genomic sequence to represent the inferred CDS: deleted 1 base in 1 codon), whose protein sequence is MEASRKLVCKQRQVFFFFLFLHLALAGFEFRRYSVEEEAEGSSFVTNLAKDLGLGQGELFRRGARVISKGNKLYLQLDQESGDLLLNKKLDREELCGQTEPCALRFQVLLENPLEFFQAELQVIDINDHTPVFMDGDMLLKISENSLPGTTFPLKNAQDMDVGQNNVENYIISPNSYFRVLTRKRSDGRKYPELVLDKVLDREEEAELRLTLTAQDGGSPPRSGTAHVYIEVVDINDNAPEFEQPFYRVKIPEDSPKGFLVVKVSATDVDIGVNGEISYSFSQASEDISKTFEINAMTGEIRLKKQLDFEKTQSYEVSIEASDPGSLSGKCTVLVQVVDVNDNAPEVTMSAFTGQIPENLPETVVAVFSVSDLDSEENGKVSCSIQYDLPFLLKSSMENFYTLVTERPLDRETRAEYNITITVTDLGAPRLKTEHNITVLVADVNDNAPAFTQTSYTLWVRENNSPALHIGSVSATDTDAGANAQVTYSLLPPPDPLLPLASLVSINPDNGHLFALTSLDYEALRAFEFHVGATDRGSPALSSQALVRVLVADANDNAPFVLYPLQNASAPCTELVPRAAEPGYLVTKVVAVDGDAGQNAWLSYQLLKATEPGLFGVWAHNGEVRTARLLSERDAPKQRLVVLVKDNGEPPLSASVTLHVLLVDGFSQPYLPPPEAEAAAAAPADPLTVYLVVALASVSSLFLFSVLVFVAVRLCRRGGAGSAGRCPVPEGHFPGHLVDVSGTGTLSQSYQYEVCLTGGTGTGEFKFLKPVVPNFQAISPGQK, encoded by the exons ATGGAGGCCAGCAGAAAGCTCGTTTGCAAACAAAGGcaagtctttttcttctttctcttcttacaCTTAGCTCTGGCCGGCTTTGAATTTAGGCGTTATTCTgtggaggaggaagcagaggggaGCTCTTTCGTAACCAATTTAGCAAAAGACCTGGGTCTGGGGCAGGGGGAACTCTTCAGGCGGGGAGCAAGGGTCATTTCCAAAGGGAACAAACTGTATTTGCAGCTGGATCAGGAGTCTGGGGATTTACTGCTAAATAAGAAACTGGACCGCGAGGAACTGTGTGGTCAGACAGAGCCATGTGCGCTGCGTTTCCAGGTTTTACTAGAGAATCCCTTAGAGTTTTTTCAAGCTGAGCTACAGGTAATAGACATAAATGACCATACTCCTGTGTTCATGGACGGAGATATGTTGTTAAAAATATCAGAGAACAGTCTTCCTGGCACTACATTTCCTCTAAAGAATGCTCAGGACATGGATGTAGGCCAAAATAATGTTGAAAATTATATAATCAGTCCCAACTCCTATTTTCGGGTCCTCACTCGCAAACGCAGCGATGGCAGAAAATATCCGGAACTTGTGCTGGACAAAGTACTGGATCGCGAGGAGGAAGCTGAGCTCAGGTTAACCCTCACTGCTCAGGATGGTGGTTCTCCACCACGGTCTGGCACCGCTCACGTATACATAGAAGTCGTGGACATCAACGACAACGCCCCTGAATTTGAGCAGCCTTTCTACAGAGTAAAGATCCCTGAGGACAGCCCcaaagggtttcttgttgtcAAAGTCTCTGCTACCGATGTAGACATAGGAGTCAATGGAGAGATTTCCTATTCATTTTCCCAGGCTTCAGAAGACATCAGCAAAACCTTTGAGATCAATGCCATGACTGGAGAAATTCGACTGAAAAAACAACTTGATTTCGAAAAAACTCAGTCCTATGAGGTCAGTATCGAGGCCAGCGATCCTGGAAGCCTTTCTGGAAAATGCACCGTTCTGGTTCAAGTGGTGGATGTGAACGACAATGCCCCAGAAGTCACCATGTCTGCATTTACTGGACAGATCCCTGAGAACTTGCCTGAGACTGTGGTTGCAGTTTTCAGTGTTTCAGATCTTGACTCTGAAGAGAATGGGAAAGTAAGCTGCTCCATTCAGTACGATCTACCGTTTTTGCTGAAATCTTCCATGGAAAATTTTTACACCCTAGTAACAGAGCGACCGCTAGACAGAGAGACCAGAGCCGAATACAACATCACCATCACTGTCACAGACTTGGGGGCACCCAGACTGAAAACCGAGCACAACATAACCGTGCTGGTGGCCGACGTCAACGACAACGCCCCCGCCTTCACCCAGACCTCCTACACCCTGTGGGTCCGAGAGAACAACAGCCCCGCCCTGCACATCGGCAGCGTCAGCGCCACAGACACAGACGCGGGTGCCAACGCCCAGGTCACCTACTCGCTGCTGCCGCCCCCCGACCCGCTCCTGCCCCTCGCCTCCCTCGTGTCCATCAATCCCGACAACGGCCACCTCTTCGCCCTCACGTCCCTGGACTACGAAGCCCTGCGGGCCTTCGAGTTCCACGTGGGCGCCACCGACCGCGGCTCGCCGGCGCTCAGCAGCCAGGCGCTGGTGCGCGTGCTCGTGGCGGACGCCAACGACAACGCGCCCTTCGTGCTCTACCCGCTGCAGAACGCCTCGGCGCCCTGCACCGAGCTGGTGCCCAGGGCGGCCGAGCCGGGCTACCTGGTGACCAAGGTGGTGGCGGTGGACGGCGACGCGGGCCAGAACGCCTGGCTGTCGTACCAGCTGCTCAAGGCCACGGAGCCCGGGCTGTTCGGCGTGTGGGCGCACAACGGCGAGGTGCGCACGGCGCGGCTGCTGAGCGAGCGCGACGCGCCCAAGCAGCGGCTGGTGGTGCTGGTCAAGGACAACGGCGAGCCGCCGCTGTCGGCCAGCGTCACGCTGCACGTGCTGCTGGTGGACGGCTTCTCGCAGCCCTACCTGCCGCCCCCGGAAGCGGAAGCGGCGGCCGCGGCGCCGGCCGACCCGCTCACCGTCTACCTGGTGGTGGCCTTGGCGTCGGTGTCGTCGCTCTTCCTCTTCTCGGTGCTGGTGTTCGTGGCGGTGCGGCTGTgcaggaggggcggggcgggctcgGCGGGTCGCTGCCCGGTGCCCGAGGGCCACTTCCCGGGCCACCTGGTGGACGTCAGCGGCACGGGGACCCTGTCGCAGAGCTACCAGTACGAGGTGTGTCTGACTGGAGGTACCGGGACCGGCGAGTTCAAATTCCTGAAGCCAGTTGTACCCAACTTTCAG GCCATTTCCCCGGGCCAGAAATGA
- the PCDHB7 gene encoding LOW QUALITY PROTEIN: protocadherin beta-7 (The sequence of the model RefSeq protein was modified relative to this genomic sequence to represent the inferred CDS: inserted 1 base in 1 codon), which produces MPFLSCLRTRESVFERLVKRRMDARVECAVQQRQVLFLCVFLGMSWAAEEPLMYFVEEEAERGTFLANLAHDLGLGMEELSAREPRVISDQKIGFLLLDPLTGDLSLNEKLDREELCGLKEPCVLPFQLLMEKPFEIFGAKLWVRDINDHSPVFLDREIPLKILESTTPGAAFLLQSAQDSDIGTNNVRNYTISPNAYFHISVHNGAEGIIYPELVLDRPLDREEVPELSLILTALDGGSPVRSGTTLVRILVWDTNDNAPEFVQPLYKVQLCEDSPVGSLVVTVSARDLDTGSNGEIVYAFFYATERILKTFQINPTSGSVYLRAELNYEVMQTYTLTIQAKDGGGLSGKCTVVVQVTDINDNPPELLMSSLTSPIQENSLETVVAVFRIRDRDSGNNAKMVCSIQDDLPFILKPSVENYYTLVTDSPLDREERAEYNITITVTDMGTPRLKTEHNITVLVADVNDNAPAFTQTSYTLWVRENNSPALHIGSVSATDTDAGANAQVTYSLLPPPDPIVPLASLVSINPDNGHLFALTSLDYEALRAFEFHVGATDRGSPALSSQALVRVLVADANDNAPFVLYPLQNASAPCTELVPRAAEPGYLVTKVVAVDGDAGQNAWLSYQLLKATEPGLFGVWAHNGEVRTARLLSERDAPKQRLVVLVKDNGEPPLSASVTLHVLLVDGFSQPYLPPPEAEAAAAAPADPLTVYLVVALASVSSLFLFSVLVFVAVRLCRRGGAGSAGRCPVPEGHFPGHLVDVSGTGTLSQSYQYEVCLMGGYGTGEFKFXKRILPSLASQSIGREVEEYPSYRNDLGL; this is translated from the exons ATGCCATTTCTGAGTTGCTTAAGAACGAGAGAAAGTGTTTTTGAAAGACTGGTTAAACGAAGAATGGACGCCAGAGTGGAATGTGCTGTGCAGCAAAGGCAAGTCCTCTTTCTTTGTGTATTTCTGGGAATGTCCTGGGCTGCTGAGGAACCGCTAATGTATTTTGTGGAGGAGGAAGCTGAGAGAGGCACCTTTCTGGCCAACCTAGCACATGACCTGGGGTTGGGGATGGAGGAACTATCAGCCAGGGAGCCTAGAGTCATTTCAGACCAGAAAATAGGATTTTTACTACTCGATCCGCTTACTGGTGATTTATCTCTAAATGAGAAATTAGACCGAGAGGAACTGTGCGGCCTCAAAGAGCCTTGTGTGCTACCGTTCCAGCTGTTAATGGAAAAGCCTTTTGAGATTTTCGGTGCTAAATTATGGGTTAGAGATATCAATGATCATTCTCCAGTATTTCTGGATAGAGAGATTCCCTTGAAAATATTAGAAAGTACCACCCCAGGGGCGGCATTTCTTCTACAAAGTGCACAGGATTCAGATATAGGAACCAATAACGTGAGAAACTACACCATCAGCCCCAATGCCTATTTCCACATTAGTGTTCATAATGGTGCAGAGGGGATTATCTATCCTGAATTGGTCCTGGATAGACCGTTGGATCGAGAAGAGGTGCCTGAACTCAGTTTAATCCTCACCGCCTTGGATGGTGGCTCTCCAGTCAGATCCGGGACTACCCTGGTGCGCATCCTCGTTTGGGACACAAATGACAACGCGCCTGAATTTGTACAGCCTCTCTACAAGGTGCAGTTGTGTGAGGATAGCCCTGTGGGCTCTCTGGTTGTCACTGTCTCAGCTAGAGATTTAGATACGGGAAGTAATGGGGAAATAGTTTATGCATTTTTTTATGCTACTGAAAGAATTCTCAAAACATTTCAAATCAATCCAACATCCGGCAGTGTTTATCTCAGAGCTGAATTGAACTATGAGGTAATGCAAACTTACACATTAACTATTCAGGCCAAAGATGGCGGAGGACTTTCAGGAAAATGTACGGTGGTGGTTCAGGTAACAGATATAAACGACAATCCACCAGAACTGCTCATGTCATCACTTACTAGCCCAATTCAAGAAAATTCACTTGAAACAGTCGTAGCTGTTTTTAGGATTCGAGACAGAGATTCGGGGAACAATGCAAAGATGGTGTGTTCTATCCAAGACGATCTCCCCTTCATCCTGAAGCCATCTGTAGAGAATTACTACACCTTGGTAACCGACAGTCCACTGGACAGAGAGGAAAGAGCCGAGTACAACATCACCATCACGGTCACTGACATGGGAACCCCCAGACTGAAAACCGAGCACAACATAACCGTGCTGGTGGCCGACGTCAACGACAACGCCCCCGCCTTCACCCAGACCTCCTACACCCTGTGGGTCCGAGAGAACAACAGCCCCGCCCTGCACATCGGCAGCGTCAGCGCCACAGACACAGACGCCGGCGCCAACGCCCAGGTCACCTACTCGCTGCTGCCGCCCCCCGACCCGATCGTGCCCCTCGCCTCCCTCGTGTCCATCAACCCCGACAACGGCCACCTCTTCGCCCTCACGTCCCTGGACTACGAGGCCCTGCGAGCCTTCGAGTTCCACGTGGGCGCCACCGACCGCGGCTCGCCGGCGCTCAGCAGCCAGGCGCTGGTGCGCGTGCTCGTGGCGGACGCCAACGACAACGCGCCTTTCGTGCTCTACCCGCTGCAGAACGCCTCGGCGCCCTGCACCGAGCTGGTGCCCAGGGCGGCCGAGCCGGGCTACCTGGTGACCAAGGTGGTGGCGGTGGACGGCGACGCGGGCCAGAACGCCTGGCTGTCGTACCAGCTGCTCAAGGCCACGGAGCCCGGGCTGTTCGGCGTGTGGGCGCACAACGGCGAGGTGCGCACGGCGCGGCTGCTGAGCGAGCGCGACGCGCCCAAGCAGCGGCTGGTGGTGCTGGTCAAGGACAACGGCGAGCCGCCGCTGTCGGCCAGCGTCACGCTGCACGTGCTGCTGGTGGACGGCTTCTCGCAGCCCTACCTGCCGCCCCCGGAAGCGGAAGCGGCGGCCGCGGCGCCGGCCGACCCGCTCACCGTCTACCTGGTGGTGGCCTTGGCGTCGGTGTCGTCGCTCTTCCTCTTCTCGGTGCTGGTGTTCGTGGCGGTGCGGCTGTgcaggaggggcggggcgggctcgGCGGGTCGCTGCCCGGTGCCCGAGGGCCACTTCCCGGGCCACCTGGTGGACGTCAGCGGCACGGGGACCCTGTCGCAGAGCTACCAGTACGAGGTGTGTCTGATGGGAGGCTATGGTACTGGCGAGTTCAAAT TGAAGCGGATTCTCCCCAGTCTCGCATCCCAGAGCATAGGCAGGGAAGTGGAAGAATATCCCTCATATCGGAATGATTTGGGTCtgtga